From a region of the Euwallacea similis isolate ESF13 chromosome 3, ESF131.1, whole genome shotgun sequence genome:
- the Myo81F gene encoding unconventional myosin-X: MVQLDFSSVGTMPEEGVPDMTSLTVLDEAIINKNLKVRYKRDNIYTYTGSILVAVNPYKDLDIYSQEYVNKYHDRKLSELEPHVFAIAEAAYASIQTCLPVVDRSHKNQSLVISGESGAGKTESTRFILQYLCSVTSGVSAWVEQQILEANTILEAFGNAKTIRNDNSSRFGKFMQVCFDSRWMIAGCIVQDYLLEQSRITFQGSGERNYHVFYQLVEEAKHNNELASQLHLRDAKFYNYLNQSHSIKIDSEARGLDSLRLAFQVLQVPANMCSGIFQTLSAILWLGNLSFEDVDGEKCQLTKDDEGILEILSKLLGLEIENLRQVVLLRQINVRGNITEIPLTKQQAGENRNAMAKALYSRTFAWLINHINNCINPGQDSSRFLGVLDIFGFENFSINSFEQLCINYTNEKLHKFFNHYVFALEQEIYEQEEITFNHIAFTDNTLCLELLEKPPRCILRLLSEQCHLPRGCDASYISNLHSEFESHERYVKGDDRRRWETEFGVKHYAGCVTYNVKGFVDKNRDVQQDVFFDIISRSTNEFVQELSTFQDLAQKTQTTNGVGTVSRGTSKGKPTVSDTFRYQLQALVDVLQSTTPWYVRCIKPNKDKLPNDYDDALVLDQLKYLGMLDIIRIRKEGFPIHMSYEDFVIRYHCLSKNRLPPDVNKASLCLIESYQLPKTEWQLGKTKVFMRSHVHEPLEDRRNKMIKDKTVLIQKTWRRYKARKEYVRIRNAVLRIQHAYKGWKLRIEFLKKRRAAVVIQSHLRGVFAREVAAALREMRRVEEEMRKRERLEEERKQREAERLERERQAKEAEAARLAEEKEKESLEMEALPPPPIPTDLQNGDLEQSERAAEQEIAALSQMAQQLKPHLNETTIESVDLDNLFAFLSDVGPQTISRINIIDEIGEKMNELVEDLDVELETVIQQELEGLAKEQQTPVLPKMGLPSLPEPTGPPPPPPPAFQSSPETPVPSPPPVEHIPNDRGKPRKKEPIYESVLPREEPIMPVCVSPPPLPAPPKLPSESPRPTPAVSRSSSSLSQHWKHNNHEVPIQQPYQNNHLSNQQYHQQQLDKLPQVINTEREQRRKFRVEKKLQELNENKERESNTEELHFDMVEFANQHFNAHERSPEGTIMATLTRKRQSSEMIPKYEMVTYYKGNTIPNSHMHLYDPDNVNVACTIFRDLCKYLRGELNADRELFVIQSIIGFALEREELRDEVFVQCIRQATNNPSPDATERVWLLLCLCVVSFQPSKLLYRYFISFLKKNLSQDGKIAQYVQWCLDNCNNNKVTVREHPPSSVEVAAMKRLGTIVCRFFFLDGRTKAIDVHPTDTAQDAAKKLAERLGLRNLEGWAIYQSRPDGEEHVRAHHYLYDIIAQWEQNQNKLTPPSGLATLGRRSTQGLSGGENRFIFKRRLFKASRVLSQDPVEVNLLYAQAVHSVVKRDDFPVTEKVALQLAGLQAQVALGNPKDNNKLEYYTDIDTYLPYRISKTRGDDVWVPIIAQAHRQYGANRLELTAKALYLTCVMQYPLYGTTMFPVTYRGYWSYGNALILGVNCDGVMLIKNDDKFVLNEFRYQDIESILLDPSDSFITITLQRTVGESSHKCYVFETKQKNEIGSLIASYYPALAGWMTESEAPQKRIKSITNEDRVRLYHNLVNCRRALVDHEILRKPTDSSGSFLRNTLRRLSKHKLDKLRQEHGGDTSETYKGFHHAFWAFSKQPLLQSISNIPEPSEQIMLQVFQIILTYAGLGQNGEIIRRVEDEHVSLLQTILERCMKKDVLLCELYLQLIKQTTDHPDPNSRVNLRHWALLSLSCSVVLPPNKVIRRYLISHLKRCGSDYVTEEGKYARFAEKCLLKTQSTRRRQWPPSREEILCTINRRPVYARFHFMDGQYHSVEFNPSATAKEVLEVVRDKIGLSPEAKGYAIYEVLGNSERSLSSEEKIADVMAKWERYRAASTATQTNNTGTAKKVRPQHHFFLFKKHLFMDNYIILNDPVEKELLYHQVLHDLRTDRFPITDKEAMMLTALQAQLELGDFDETIHDYRPIACHCLPARIVPTVPQDGVQMHHQSLRGMTASEAKQAFLNLIQSWPLHKATIFDVMQSFTSNWPRVLWLAVDQKGLHLLEHRSRNTLCTYDYNSIMSYSPALQCLMIITGSNHKQSKVILTTAQAFQIATLIREYMEVLHENMVEMRKVEQTRSRPVSAALHPHAPLVPPQPS, translated from the exons ATGGTTCAGCTGGATTTTAGTTCAGTGG GTACAATGCCGGAAGAAGGGGTACCCGACATGACCAGCCTCACTGTCCTGGACGAGGCTATCATTAACAAGAATTTGAAAGTGCGTTACAAGCGGGACAACATCTAT acaTACACAGGCTCAATTCTGGTAGCAGTTAACCCTTACAAAGACTTGGACATCTACTCCCAG GAATACGTAAACAAATACCACGACCGTAAACTCAGCGAGCTCGAGCCCCACGTCTTCGCAATAGCAGAGGCTGCTTACGCATCAATCCAAACATGTCTTCCCGTGGTAGACAGATCTCACAAAAACCAAAGTTTAGTTATAAGTGGCGAAAGCGGTGCTGGAAAGACCGAGAGCACTAGGTTTATCTTGCAGTACCTGTGCTCGGTAACTTCGGGGGTGTCTGCCTGGGTGGAGCAGCAGATTCTGGAAGCCAACACCATTTTGGAGGCTTTTG GAAATGCAAAAACAATCCGAAATGACAACTCCAGCAGATTCGGAAAATTCATGCAAGTCTGCTTCGATTCGAGATGGATGATAGCGGGGTGCATTGTCCAGGATTATCTCTTGGAACAATCTCGAATCACTTTTCAAGGTTCGGGAGAACGAAATTATCACGTGTTTTATCAATTAGTCGAAGAAGCAAAG CACAACAATGAATTAGCATCCCAACTGCACCTGAGAGACGCCAAATTTTACAACTACTTGAACCAATCTCATAGCATTAAGATCGATTCAGAAGCCAGAGGTCTGGATAGCCTACGGCTGGCATTCCAAGTCCTTCAGGTGCCTGCGAATATGTGCagtggaatttttcaaacccTCTCTGCTATCTTATGGTTAGGCAACTTATCGTTTGAGGATGTGG aTGGAGAAAAGTGTCAGTTAACCAAAGATGATGAGGGGATTCTGGAGATTTTGTCCAAGTTACTCGGCTTGGAAATTGAGAATTTGAGGCAGGTGGTCTTGTTGCGACAGATTAATGTCAGGGGAAATATTACGGAGATTCCGCTTACAAAGCAGCAG GCTGGAGAAAACCGAAATGCGATGGCAAAAGCCTTATATTCAAGGACATTTGCCTGGCTGATAAACCATATTAACAACTGCATAAACCCTGGCCAGGACTCTTCCAGATTTCTGGGAGTTTTGGATATTTTCGGCTTCGAGAATTTTTCGATCAACTCCTTTGAGCAGCTGTGCATTAACTACACCAACGAGAAACtgcataaattttttaatcattacGTTTTTGCCTTGGAACAAGAAATC TATGAGCAAGAAGAAATAACTTTCAATCACATAGCATTTACGGATAATACGCTATGTTTGGAGTTATTGGAAAAGCCGCCAAGATGTATTTTGAGACTGCTAAGCGAGCAGTGTCACTTGCCTAGAGGTTGTGACGCTTCATACATTTCCAACCTGCATTCGGAGTTTGAGAGTCATGAGAGATATGTGAAAG GTGACGATCGGAGGAGATGGGAGACTGAATTCGGCGTAAAACACTACGCAGGCTGTGTTACGTATAATGTTAAAGGATTCGTAGATAAAAACCGGGATGTGCAACAAGACGtatttttcgatattatttCCCGGAGTACCAACGAGTTTGTGCAGGAATTATCCACGTTTCAAGATTTGGCCCAGAAGACGCAAACTACTAACGGGGTGGGAACTGTTTCTAGGGGAACTAGCAAAGGAAAACCTACAGTTTCAGACACATTTAG ATACCAACTCCAAGCATTAGTAGATGTTCTGCAATCAACTACTCCTTGGTACGTCAGATGCATTAAGCCAAACAAAGACAAACTGCCGAACGATTACGATGACGCTTTAGTTTTGGACCAATTAAAATACTTAGGAATGCTAGACATTATTAGGATAaggaaagaaggttttcctatACACATGTCTTATGAGGATTTTGTTATACg ATATCACTGTCTTTCCAAAAACCGGCTGCCTCCTGACGTCAACAAAGCTTCCTTGTGTTTGATAGAGAGCTATCAGTTACCGAAAACGGAGTGGCAATTAGGGAAAACTAAGGTGTTCATGAGATCGCACGTACACGAGCCTTTGGAGGACAGGAGGAATAAAATGATTAAGGATAAGACtgttttaatacaaaaaacgTGGAG GAGGTATAAAGCTAGAAAAGAATATGTTAGAATTAGGAACGCTGTACTGCGAATTCAGCACGCTTATAAAGGATGGAAATTAAGAATAGAGTTTTTGAAGAAGAGGAGAGCCGCTGTTGTTATACAAAGCCATTTGAGAGGTGTTTTTGCAAGAG AAGTTGCTGCCGCTCTTCGAGAAATGAGAAGAGTAGAGGAGGAAATGCGTAAAAGGGAACGATTAGAAGAGGAACGAAAGCAGAGAGAGGCGGAGAGATTAGAGAGGGAGCGACAAGCCAAAGAAGCAGAGGCAGCTAGATTGGCGGAAGAAAAAGAGAAGGAATCTTTGGAAATGGAAGCGTTACCACCTCCACCGATTCCAACAGATTTGCAAAATGGAGATTTAGAGCAAAGCGAAAG AGCTGCAGAGCAAGAAATTGCAGCTCTATCGCAGATGGCTCAACAGCTCAAACCGCATCTCAATGAAACTACCATCGAATCCGTCGATTTAGACAATCTCTTTGCCTTTTTGTCTGATGTGGGTCCGCAGACAATTAGTCGGATTAACATTATAGACGAAATTGGGGAAAAAATGAACGAGCTAGTGGAGGACTTAGACGTGGAGCTTGAAACAGTGATACAGCAAGAATTAGaag GATTAGCCAAGGAGCAACAAACCCCAGTTCTTCCAAAAATGGGTTTGCCGAGCCTTCCAGAACCTACAGGTCCCCCTCCCCCGCCACCACCGGCATTCCAGTCATCGCCCGAAACTCCAGTTCCTTCTCCACCTCCTGTGGAACACATTCCAAATGATC GAGGAAAGCCTCGAAAGAAGGAACCGATTTATGAGTCGGTATTGCCAAGAGAAGAGCCAATAATGCCAGTTTGCGTATCACCACCGCCTCTTCCGGCTCCTCCTAAATTACCTTCGGAAAGTCCTAGACCTACCCCTGCAGTCTCAAGGTCCAGTAGTTCGCTG TCACAACATTGGAAACACAACAACCATGAAGTGCCCATTCAACAGCCTTACCAAAACAATCATCTCAGCAATCAACAGTACCATCAACAACAATTAGATAAATTGCCACAGGTGATCAACACTGAACGCGAACAACGCCGCAAGTTTAGGGTGGAGAAGAAATTGCAGGAGCTAAACGAGAATAAGGAGAGAGAAAGCAATACGGAAGAACTACATTTCGATATGGTTGAGTTCGCCAATCAACACTTTAATGCGCACGAACGCAGTCCTGAAG gCACGATAATGGCAACTTTAACCCGGAAACGGCAAAGTTCTGAAATGATACCGAAGTACGAGATGGTAACTTATTATAAGGGCAACACTATCCCCAATTCCCATATGCATTTATATGATCCAGATAATGTCAATGTTGCCTGTACCATTTTTCGA GATCTCTGCAAATATTTACGAGGCGAACTAAATGCCGATAGAGAACTGTTTGTTATTCAATCCATTATCGGTTTTGCCCTAGAGCGAGAAGAGCTTAGGGATGAGGTGTTTGTACAGTGTATTAGACAG GCTACAAATAACCCAAGTCCAGACGCAACCGAGAGAGTTTGGCTATTGCTGTGCCTCTGCGTGGTGTCCTTTCAACCCTCAAAGTTGCTgtatagatattttatttcgtttttaaagaaaaatctttctcaGGACGGGAAAATTGCTCAATACGTTCAGTGGTGCTTAGACAATTGCAACAACAATAAAGTTACTGTTAGGGAACACCCGCCCTCTTCAGTGGAAGTTGCT gcAATGAAAAGATTAGGCACAATTGTCTGCcgctttttctttttggaCGGACGAACTAAAGCAATAGACGTTCATCCGACTGATACAGCTCAAGACGCTGCAAAGAAACTAGCAGAACGATTAGGGCTTCGCAATTTGGAGGGATGGGCTATATATCAGAGCAGGCCCGATGGGGAGGAACACGTGCGTGCACATCATTATTTGTACGACATTATTGCGCAATGGGAACA aaATCAGAACAAATTAACACCTCCAAGTGGCTTGGCCACTTTGGGAAGACGCAGCACGCAGGGCCTTAGCGGTGGCGAAAATCGATTTATCTTTAAAAGGAGGCTCTTCAAGGCTTCGCGAGTGCTTAGCCAGGATCCCGTCGAAGTGAATTTGTTATATGCTCAAGCTGTTCATAGTGTCGTTAAG cgAGACGATTTCCCTGTCACCGAAAAAGTAGCTTTGCAACTAGCAGGCTTGCAAGCGCAGGTAGCATTAGGCAATCCTaaggataataataaattggaatattATACAGATATTGATACGTATTTGCCTTATCGCATATCAAAAACCAGGGGCGATGACGTATGG GTCCCTATTATTGCTCAAGCCCACCGTCAATACGGAGCTAATCGCTTGGAATTAACTGCCAAAGCTCTTTACCTCACTTGCGTAATGCAGTATCCTTTATACGGCACAACAATGTTCCCAGTTACGTATCGAGGATATTGGTCATATGGCAACGCTTTAATATTAG GTGTCAATTGTGATGGAGTAATGTTAATCAAAAACGACGACAAGTTCGTCTTAAATGAATTTAGATACCAAGACATAGAGAGTATTTTATTAGACCCTAGTGATAGTTTCATAACTATAACCCTTCAAAGAACAGTGGGAGAGAGCAGTCACAAGTGTTACGTGTTTGAGACTAAACAGAAGAATGAAATTGGGTCTTTAATTGCTAGTTATTATCCAGCATTGGCAGGGTGGATGACTGAGAGTGAGGCGCCGCAAAAACGGATAAAAA GTATCACCAACGAAGATAGAGTCCGCCTTTATCACAATCTAGTGAACTGCAGAAGAGCCCTGGTCGACCATGAGATTTTACGCAAACCCACCGACTCATCTGGCAGTTTCTTAAGGAATACTTTAAGGAGACTAAGTAAACACAAATTAGATAAACTGAGGCAAGAACACGGAG ggGATACGTCAGAGACTTACAAAGGTTTCCATCATGCCTTTTGGGCGTTTAGTAAACAGCCCTTGCTGCAAAGCATCAGCAACATCCCCGAGCCTAGCGAACAGATAATGCTACAAGtctttcaaattattttaacgtaCGCCGGTTTAGgacaaaatg GTGAAATAATTCGAAGAGTAGAAGACGAGCACGTGTCTCTATTGCAAACGATCCTAGAGAGGTGCATGAAGAAGGATGTATTGTTGTGCGAATTGTACTTACAGCTGATCAAACAGACTACAGACCATCCAGATCCTAATTCCAGAGTTAATTTGAGGCACTGGGCGCTGTTATCCTTGTCCTGTTCCGTTGTATTACCTCCGAATAAGGTTATCAGGAGGTACCtgatttctcatttaaaaag atgtGGCTCAGACTACGTTACAGAAGAAGGTAAATATGCCAGATTTGCCGAAAAGTGTCTTCTCAAGACCCAAAGCACCCGCCGTCGCCAGTGGCCTCCATCCCGTGAAGAAATCCTTTGTACCATCAATAGAAGACCTGTTTATGCGAGATTTCACTTCATGGATGGTCAATACCACAGTGTAGAATTTAATCCTTCGGCGACTGCAAAAGAAGTTTTGGAGGTGGTTCGGGACAAAATTGGTTTATCTCCGGAGGCAAAAG GTTATGCAATCTATGAAGTGTTAGGTAACTCAGAACGCAGTTTATCCTCCGAGGAAAAGATAGCCGACGTTATGGCCAAATGGGAACGATACAGGGCAGCTTCGACGGCAACACAGACCAATAATACTGGGACAGCGAAGAAAGTGCGCCCCCAACACCACTTCTTTCTTTTCAAGAAGCACCTGTTCATGGACAACTATATCATTCTGAACGATCCAGTGGAGAAGGAGCTATTGTATCATCAGGTGTTGCACGATTTACGCACTGATCGCTTTCCGATTACTGATAAAGAAGCG ATGATGTTAACAGCGCTGCAAGCGCAACTAGAACTAGGGGACTTTGATGAAACAATCCACGATTATCGCCCGATTGCATGTCATTGTCTCCCTGCTCGGATAGTTCCAACGGTGCCGCAAGACGGGGTGCAAATGCATCATCAGAGCTTAAGAGGGATGACTGCTTCAGAAGCTAAACAGgcgtttttgaatttgattcaAAGCTGGCCGTTGCATAAGGCCACCATATTTGATGTTATG CAATCATTTACCTCGAATTGGCCTCGAGTTCTGTGGCTGGCAGTCGATCAAAAAGGACTTCACTTATTGGAGCATCGATCGAGGAATACTCTATGCACATACGATTACAATAGTATCATGTCTTATTCGCCTGCGTTGCAATGTCTCATGATCATCACCGGGAGTAATCACAAACAAAGCAAAGTGATTTTAACCACCGCCCAAGCCTTTCAAATTGCTACGTTAATTAGGGAATACATGGAAGTTCTACATGAAAATATG GTGGAAATGAGGAAAGTAGAACAAACGAGAAGCCGACCGGTCAGCGCAGCTCTACATCCACATGCTCCTTTAGTACCTCCGCAACCCAGCTAG